AGTCGCTCGACCACACGGCGGAGCAGCTGACGCGGTTCCAGGATGCCGGCGGATCGGTGCGCCGGCTGGATCACTCGGTCGAGGCCGAGCGGGTCGAGGCCGAGCGGGTCGTGGCTGAAGACGTGGTCCGCGGCGTGCCGGGCAACCTTGACCCGGTTCCGCCGGTGAACGGGAGGCGGGTGACGGTGGTGGCTCAATCCGAGCGGCACGGACCGGCGTACGTCACCTTCGACCAGACGCCCGGCAATGGGATCGAGGTCGTCCAGATGAACGCGAGGCAGGACGACGGCGCCGGGCAGGCCGCTCGGTACTGGTTCGCCGGACACCTCGCCGAGACCGGTCAAGCAGCGGTGCCGCAGAAACAGATCTCCATGTTCGACCGCATGGAAGGGATCTGGGGCCCGGACGAGAGCCGCTACTTCCTCACCGGAGTGGAGTACCGCCTCGGCAACCGACCAGCCGACCTGCTGCCGTCGGCCCCAGCACCTACCTCCGAACCCGCCCAAGCCCACGAAGCCGACCACCGCGCCGACTCCGGCCGAGCTGCTGAAGGTGGGAAGGGTGAGGCGCCGCGGCGGGCGGGTGGGGCGGACGGGCGGCGGCGGGGGCCGATGGAGCGCTGAGGTCGGCGTAGGTATGGACGGGTGGCGGACGTGCGGCACTCACCAACGTGGGGATCGCCTGGGCGGCGCGCTCGGCAGGTGGGTGATTGTGCCGGGTCGGTGCGGTTGGGGAGTGGTGCAGGTTCGCGCCCGGAACGTGGGGGTGCACCTGCGGCTGACTTAGGGTGATGGGGGGGGGGCTAGGCAACGATTGAGTGAGGTGGCGGGGTGGGCGCGGGCGAGGTGGGGTTCGAGGAGCGGGACGGTCGGCTGCGTGGGACCGTGGGCTCGATCGCTGCCGGGGTTGCCGGGTTTCTGAGTCGGCCGGGTGGGACCGTGCGGGTGATCTGGAGGGGCAACCCGGAGTGGCGGAGCTACACGGAGCGGCTTGAGCACACGTTTGCCGCGACCGACCAGCTGACCGACACGTTGCGCCGGGGGTTGCCGGGGATCGATCGCGGCCCCGGATGGCGTTCGCAGCGGGCCGCGGTGGATGCGTTGACGCACGTAGACGCGGAGCACGCCCTGCTGGTCGAGGACGGGGAGAACGGGCCGCTGACCGTCGTCACGTTCCGGCGCAAGGACGGCGAGCTGGTGGTGGTCGGCGGCGGCAGCACCTTCCCGCCGACACCGCCCGTCGGGCGGCCGGGCGGGCAGGGGGTTGGGCTCCCGGGCGGGCTGCTGGGCGACGGTGCTGGTGCTGGTGCTGGGGCTGGGGCTGGTGCGTTCCCGGCGTGGTCGGCCGGTGGGCCGGCGGTGGCGGGTGGGAGCGCCTTTCCGCCGGCGCTGATTGCCGAGGACGGGAGTACGTTTCTCCCGCCGCCCGGTGGTGTACGAGGGGATGCGCCGCCGCTGAGTGGTGAGCAAGCCAGTTGTGTCGTGCAGTACGCGCTGGTGTCGATGGCCGCGCAGGAGATGCTGGCTGTGTCGCATGAGGTTTCGCCGGAGACCTGGTACGGGCCGCGGGCGCTGGAGTCGCGGCGGTTGATCGGTATGGACGGGCAGACCCGCGGTATCAAGGCACCGACCTGGGCGGCGGCCGACGTACGCCACATCGCCGACCAGGTCACGCAGCGCCAGGCAGGTGGGCAACATCCCTTCCCGGACGTCCAGTTCCACCAGGTCAGCCCGTCCGCGTACCGCCGGTGGGCGACCGAGCTGAAAGGCTGGCTCGACCAGGGCGGCACCGTCGAGGTGTACGACCACGGTGACAAGAAGCAGCGGGACGCCGCCGACCTGGCGATGCTGGAACTGTCCACCTACACGGAGGTTCTCGCGGACCTGCCGATTCCGGCCCAGCACGGGGTACGGACGATGGTCGTAATGGTGGACGACCGGCCCCAGGGCCTGGTCATCGCAGGGCGCAACGCCAACGGTGACCTGCATGTCCTGCGGTTCGCGGGCGCCGTGGAGATCGGCGCGTTCCGGGCGACCGAGCTGATGATGATGGAGAGCGCGGTACGTACGGGTGCGGGGGTGTCGTTCTCCGCGGCCGGAGCGCAGGAGTACGCCGGGCAGAATGAGTATGAGCTCTCCGCGGGGGACGCGGCGAACTGGGCGTCGAAGATCAGGAGCAACCTGAGGCAGATCGATGAGCCTTCGGCAGCGCGGATGACAGAACTGCTCGCAGCGCTGGATACCCCCGGCGTAGTGGCCGTCGACCCGGCCGAGTTGGCTGCCGCGGTGCAACGGTTCCGTGAGTCCGGTGGCGACGTTCTGTACCTCAGTGCGTCCGATCCAAGGTTCGTGGCGCTGCAGGAGAAGGTGTCCGACCAACTGGCGGCCGCGATGGACTCGGACGGCCGTGTTCCGCCGGATGTCGAAAGCCTCTGGCAGGCAATCGTCCCCTCGGCTGTCGAGGCGGGTGATTCGAGTGCTGCCAACGATCAACGACGGGTCGCCTTCGCCGTACGCGACGGGGTGCCGGTGGCGGCCGTCGGGATCACGCAAACGATCGCCCGGTTCGAGCTCGGGAAGCTCGGTGCGGTCAGCGGCGCTGACGACGCGCTGATCGCGGCCGTCGTGGAAGGCGCGCACCGACGGATGCAGCCCGGCCAGCCACTGGTCATGTTCCGGACCGTGGCCGAGGTGGAATCGGCGCGGCTGGCGGCGTTCGGCCTGGAGACGACCGGAGTACGTGCGCTCGACGACGACAACTACGTCGAGGTTCGGCTGCCGCGCGCCGTACGTGACGCCGTTGTGGATGCGGACCTCGCGTCGGGCTGGGTGAGTTCGACCTGGATCGACGCCGTCGCGACGGGGCTCGATGAGTTCCAGCATGACAACGGAGAGGTGCTGCGGCTGGACCATTCGGTCGAGGCGGACCGGGTGCTGGCCGAGGAAGCGGTACGCGAGGTGCTCGCCAAGCCCGTGACGGCGCCGTCCGAGCTGCCTGTCCCACCGGCGAACGGGAACCGGGTGACACTGCTGGCCCGATCCGAGCCGCAGGGGCCGAGGGCATACCTCACCTTCGACGAGACGCCGGCTGGTGGGATCGAGGTGGTCGACGTGAACACGAAACGGCCCGACTTTGCCGGGCAGAATGCCATTCGTTACTGCTTTGCCGATCACCTTGCCAACAGCGGTCAGCGGCCGGTGCTGCACGAGCGAATCCCCGAGGTGGAACGGTTGGGCCACCGCGGTACCTGGGGGCCGGAAGAGGGCCGCTATCTGGTCGCCGCGATACACAACCGCCTCGGCGATGCGCCGGCCCAGTTGTTGCGCCCGGCCCCTGAATCGACGCCGGCTGCCGAGGCTGCGGTTGGCACCGAGTCCGAGTCCGCGTCGGGGCGAGAGCAGGGTGAGGCGCCGCGGCGTGCGGGTGGGGCGGAGGGGCGCCGCAAGGGGCCGATGGAGCGGTGAGGTCAGAGGGGTTTGTGCATGACGAGTTCGTGGTGGATGCCGTCGGGCATCGGGTCGCCGGGGAGGTCGGTGTCGGTGTAGCCGTGGCGCAGGTACAGGGCGTGCGCGGGATCGTTGCCGGGGACAACGGATAGCTTGAGCGTGGTGGCGCCGATGCCGCGGGCCCAGGTTTCGATCGCGGTCATCAGGGCGTTGCCGACGCCGCGGCCGCGACCCGTTGGGGCGACCCACATCGAGACCAGCTCGGCCGTCCCCGGCTCGTCCGGGAACCCGCCGGCCATCCCGGCCGGTACGCCGTCGATCGAGGCGATCACCTGGTACGCGCCGGGTGAGCCGAGCCGCTCCCGCCAGCGCTCCTCGGTCGCGTCCACCCAGTCCGCGTACCGCGAACCGAAGGCGAACGGTGCTTCCTCCAGCGCGGCCAGCCGCAGCTCACGCCACGCCTTCCAGTCCTCCGGGCCAACTGCCTGTACGTCGATCACCCGCACAGGATGACAGTCGGCCCAGACAACAACCAGTCAGTTTCGGGGCGGGAACTTCGAGGACACCCAGTCGCGTACGCCGCCCAGTCCCTCGCCGACGTCGCGGAGGAACTTGGCCAGCGGGTCCTGCGACCGGTTGAAGGCGTCCGAGTACGACTTGGCCGCGTTCTTCGCCTCCTGGGAGATCGACGCGTTGTCGTCGTCCTGGCGCTTCGGGTAGTCGCCGGACACGATCGTCGTGTACTCGCCCTCGTCCACCCAGCGGCGCAGCTCGTGCGCGCGGATGACGGCCAGCGGGTGCGACTGCGCCTCGAGCAGCAGCAGCTTCAGTACGCTGTCGCGCAGGTCGCCGGCACTCTCGTACTCGGTGCCCTGCGCCAGGAACGCGGTCGTGTCGAGCTCACCGAGCTGTCCACCGCTGGCCAGCTTCATCTGGACGCGCAGCGCGACCGCCGGGTCCTGGACCGCGAGCAGACCGGCCCGGTCGCCGGACAGCTCGGCCTTCCGCGACCACTCGTGCAGGGCGGCGATGATCGCCCGAATCCCGAGCGCG
The genomic region above belongs to Kribbella solani and contains:
- a CDS encoding GNAT family N-acetyltransferase — protein: MIDVQAVGPEDWKAWRELRLAALEEAPFAFGSRYADWVDATEERWRERLGSPGAYQVIASIDGVPAGMAGGFPDEPGTAELVSMWVAPTGRGRGVGNALMTAIETWARGIGATTLKLSVVPGNDPAHALYLRHGYTDTDLPGDPMPDGIHHELVMHKPL
- a CDS encoding M48 family metallopeptidase, which translates into the protein MSESSDRPTRQRVTLTDISSRAWEHPADRGALVALRQLKGFDFVLRKMSSLINERAFRLQYLGSAIRVDERQFPTVHRLYTEAASTLDVRQLPELYVTNSPIWNAVTIGMDRPFIVVNSALLQGLDEEELRFVLGHELGHAQSGHALYQSLLMWLMRLTGAVNWMPIGALGIRAIIAALHEWSRKAELSGDRAGLLAVQDPAVALRVQMKLASGGQLGELDTTAFLAQGTEYESAGDLRDSVLKLLLLEAQSHPLAVIRAHELRRWVDEGEYTTIVSGDYPKRQDDDNASISQEAKNAAKSYSDAFNRSQDPLAKFLRDVGEGLGGVRDWVSSKFPPRN